Proteins encoded together in one Sinorhizobium meliloti window:
- a CDS encoding GNAT family N-acetyltransferase, whose product MPDMLVRLYALPEGRPSRLDPDIRIRRALAAERRAVIPWIEERFGAGWAGEAETAFSSTPARILIAHHRDRIVGFACHDVTALGFFGPTGVDATMRGKGIGEALLVESLLSMRAAGYAYAIIGGVGPAEFYARAVGAVEIAGSTPGIYDGMLFPGDPASGT is encoded by the coding sequence ATGCCAGACATGCTCGTCCGCCTCTATGCCTTGCCCGAGGGCCGCCCATCGCGTCTCGACCCCGACATCCGCATCCGCCGGGCGCTTGCGGCCGAGCGGCGGGCCGTCATTCCCTGGATCGAGGAGCGCTTCGGGGCCGGGTGGGCCGGCGAGGCCGAAACCGCCTTCTCCTCGACGCCGGCGCGCATCCTTATCGCTCACCATCGGGATCGGATCGTGGGCTTCGCCTGCCATGACGTAACCGCGCTCGGCTTCTTCGGTCCGACCGGAGTCGACGCGACCATGCGCGGCAAGGGCATCGGCGAGGCCCTGCTCGTCGAAAGCCTGCTATCCATGCGCGCCGCCGGCTATGCCTATGCGATCATCGGCGGCGTCGGCCCTGCCGAATTCTATGCCCGCGCGGTGGGTGCGGTGGAGATCGCCGGGTCGACGCCCGGCATCTACGACGGCATGCTCTTTCCCG